In a single window of the Candidatus Hydrogenedentota bacterium genome:
- a CDS encoding glycosyltransferase family 39 protein, whose translation MRLRPLTIICALSVVSLAPFCGKAFHVDDPFYIRVAQHITHDPFDYYDLKINWYGRSMNVYDMHVSPPLVPYLLAAWGTLFGWSEMSLHLAYLIMACLLMASTCAVASRFCEHPLLAGVITLWSPVVMVTSTNIMLDLPMTAFFVAAIALWCEGVESKRGSLLVLAGVAAGASAMCKYFGLAFVPLAFAFALARRKSVGTWILPLAIPLALFGLEQASNYALYGRSIFANAIDIATDKQSGMAIRISSALSFSGGCVIGLLAFSYFMRPARFLFRTLLVLLGITASATGIIVYAVRDEALPAASLAQIVPFVCGGSILLLLVLDELYSVRTPASLLLAFWVLGTFVFASVLNWSVTARTLLPMAPAIAILIVRRIERVQRATQSDPRSYWVPVAVCLAISMAVGWADYVWAGSIRSTAAAYAKEAKLRPGTPYFQGHWGWQYYLEEAGWNGVDRNSFSYQSGDYVVMPQNNANVDPIPAQSVYGTAKTEVVATRGLTVNCRPVGAGFYSDIYGPLPYVFGNVPPDTYYVVLLGPPKNAAGSPPDNPALEPGTVNRSGSGYK comes from the coding sequence TTGCGCCTGCGGCCCCTCACGATAATCTGCGCGCTCAGCGTAGTCTCCCTCGCGCCGTTTTGCGGCAAGGCGTTCCACGTCGACGACCCGTTCTACATTCGCGTTGCGCAGCATATCACCCACGATCCGTTCGACTACTACGACTTGAAAATCAATTGGTATGGGCGTTCCATGAATGTGTACGACATGCACGTAAGCCCGCCATTGGTGCCGTATCTCTTGGCGGCCTGGGGGACGCTATTCGGATGGAGCGAGATGTCGCTGCATCTTGCTTACCTGATTATGGCGTGCCTCTTGATGGCGAGTACCTGTGCCGTCGCGTCGCGCTTCTGCGAACATCCATTGCTTGCAGGCGTGATTACATTATGGTCCCCGGTAGTCATGGTCACTTCGACGAACATCATGTTGGACCTGCCCATGACGGCGTTCTTCGTCGCGGCCATAGCGCTTTGGTGCGAGGGTGTCGAATCGAAACGCGGCTCGCTCCTTGTCCTGGCGGGAGTTGCCGCCGGTGCGTCCGCCATGTGTAAGTATTTCGGCCTTGCGTTCGTGCCGCTGGCGTTCGCATTTGCGTTGGCACGGCGGAAGAGCGTCGGCACGTGGATACTGCCATTGGCGATTCCGCTGGCACTCTTCGGATTGGAGCAGGCGAGCAACTACGCGTTATATGGTCGATCGATATTTGCCAACGCGATCGACATCGCCACGGACAAGCAATCGGGCATGGCCATTCGGATATCGTCGGCCCTGTCGTTCTCCGGCGGTTGCGTAATAGGGCTCCTCGCCTTCTCGTACTTCATGCGCCCGGCGCGCTTCCTCTTTCGGACATTGCTCGTGTTACTCGGGATTACCGCGTCGGCCACGGGGATTATCGTTTACGCAGTCCGCGACGAAGCGTTGCCTGCGGCGAGCTTGGCGCAGATCGTGCCTTTTGTTTGTGGCGGATCGATTCTGCTTCTCTTGGTTCTTGACGAACTCTACTCAGTACGAACTCCGGCATCCCTACTGCTCGCCTTTTGGGTGTTGGGAACATTTGTCTTCGCTTCCGTCCTGAACTGGAGCGTCACCGCGCGGACCTTGCTGCCGATGGCGCCCGCGATTGCGATTCTCATCGTCCGGCGTATCGAGCGCGTTCAGCGCGCAACGCAGTCGGACCCGCGCAGTTACTGGGTCCCGGTGGCGGTCTGCCTGGCAATCTCCATGGCAGTCGGGTGGGCGGACTACGTCTGGGCCGGCTCAATTCGTTCCACGGCCGCGGCATATGCAAAAGAGGCGAAGCTGCGCCCAGGGACTCCATACTTCCAGGGGCATTGGGGGTGGCAGTACTACCTCGAGGAAGCGGGGTGGAACGGCGTCGACCGCAACAGCTTTTCGTACCAGTCTGGGGACTACGTGGTAATGCCTCAGAACAACGCGAACGTCGACCCGATTCCGGCGCAGTCGGTGTACGGGACTGCCAAGACGGAAGTTGTAGCGACGCGCGGGTTGACGGTCAACTGCAGGCCGGTCGGCGCGGGGTTCTATTCCGATATCTACGGACCGCTTCCCTACGTATTCGGGAATGTCCCTCCCGACACGTACTACGTAGTCCTGTTGGGGCCACCCAAGAATGCCGCCGGGAGCCCGCCAGACAATCCGGCATTGGAACCCGGCACGGTCAACCGATCCGGAAGTGGTTATAAGTGA